The genomic DNA GACGGCTTGAGCATCTGCCGCAAGGTGCGTGACCGTTATGACGGGCCAATCCTGATGCTCACCGCGCGTACCGATGACGCAGACCAGATCCATGGCCTCGACCTCGGCGCCGATGATTACGTGTGTAAACCGGTGCGCCCGCGCCTGTTGCTGGCGCGAATCCAGGCGTTACTGCGACGCAGTGATACACCGGAGCCGAGCGCGGAGAAAAGCCGTCGCCTGCAATTCGGCCCGCTGGTGGTCGACAACGCCTTGCGCGAGGCGTGGCTGAGCGACAACGGCATCGAGCTGACCAGTGCCGAATTTGACTTGCTCTGGCTGCTGGTGTCCAACGCCGGGCGGATCCTGTCCCGTGAAGAGATCTTCACGGCGCTGCGCGGCATCGGCTACGACGGCCAGGACCGTTCGATCGATGTGCGCATCTCACGCATCCGCCCGAAAATCGGCGACGACCCCGATCACCCGCGACTGATCAAAACCATCCGCAGCAAAGGCTATTTATTTGTCCCTGAAGCCTGCGCAGACCTGGCGCTGTGAACTCGATCTTCCTGCGCATCTATGGCGGCATGTGTGCAGCGTTGATTCTGGTGGCGGTGCTCGGCGTCCTGGCGCTGAACCTGCTCAATCAGGTGCGCAGCGAGCAATACCGCGAGCGCCTGGCCCATGGCACGTTCTCGCTGATGGCCGACAACCTGCAACCGATGAATCAAACCGAGCGCCACCGGGCGCTGCTCGTGTGGGAGCGTTTGCTCGGGATACCGCTGGCGCTGAAGACGTTTGCCGAGACCGGCCTCGACCTGACCCAGCGCACCCGTGTGCTGCGCGGTTCGGCGTTGGTGGAACAGACCGGCCCGCACGCTGCAAAGGTCTATCGACTGGTCAGTGACAAAGAACAGCTAGTGCTGGTCGGAGAGGTACAGCAGATCAGCGAGCAACTGGCGCGGGCGACTATTTATCTGCTGGCCGATGAACTGGTGCGCGTGCCTGTGGCCGATCAGCCCAAGCGGTTGGCGCAGATAAAGGAAGAGAAGGGCTTCGGTTTCGATCTGCGTCTGGTCACAGTGAACGACGCCGACATGGACGAAGACCAGAGCCGTCGCGTGGCCGAGGGCGACACGGTGATGGCGCTGGGCAAGGGCGGTGATTCGATCCGGGTGTTTGCCGGCATGGTCGGCACGCCGTGGGTGCTGGAAATCGGCCCGCTGTATCAGATGAACCCGTATCCGCCGGAGTGGCTGGTGTTGATCGCCGCGCTGGGCCTGAGCCTGATCGGTCTCATCGTTTATTTGCTGGTGCGCCAACTGGAGCGCCGCTTGCGCGGTCTCGAAGCGGCGGCCACGCGCATCGCCAAGGGCAGCCTGGAAACCCGCGTGCCGGCGCGTGGTGCCGACTCGGTCGGGCGGCTGGCTTCGGCATTCAACGGCATGGCCGAGCACTTGCAGCAATTGCTGGCGATCCAGCGGGAACTGGTGCGCGCGGTGTCCCATGAGCTGCGCACGCCGGTGGCGCGCCTGCGTTTCGGTCTGGAGATGATCGGCTCGGCGACTACGCCGCAAGCGCTGGAGAGGTACCGTGAAGGCATGGATCACGACATCGAG from Pseudomonas baetica includes the following:
- a CDS encoding ATP-binding protein, translating into MNSIFLRIYGGMCAALILVAVLGVLALNLLNQVRSEQYRERLAHGTFSLMADNLQPMNQTERHRALLVWERLLGIPLALKTFAETGLDLTQRTRVLRGSALVEQTGPHAAKVYRLVSDKEQLVLVGEVQQISEQLARATIYLLADELVRVPVADQPKRLAQIKEEKGFGFDLRLVTVNDADMDEDQSRRVAEGDTVMALGKGGDSIRVFAGMVGTPWVLEIGPLYQMNPYPPEWLVLIAALGLSLIGLIVYLLVRQLERRLRGLEAAATRIAKGSLETRVPARGADSVGRLASAFNGMAEHLQQLLAIQRELVRAVSHELRTPVARLRFGLEMIGSATTPQALERYREGMDHDIEDLDKLVDEMLTYARLEQGSPALTFQRIDLDALVNQVIEELAPLRAEVTVQRGLCLSAADNDDAWVEAEPRYLHRALQNLVSNATRHAHSKVTVSYQVGQLRCRVDVEDDGPGVPEVAWERIFTPFLRLDDSRTRASGGHGLGLSIVRRIIHWHDGRAIIGKSKSLGGACFSLSWPRNQERR
- a CDS encoding response regulator, whose product is MEQQAFQVLIVEDDQRLAELTRDYLQANGLRVEIEGNGALAAARIISEQPDLVILDLMLPGEDGLSICRKVRDRYDGPILMLTARTDDADQIHGLDLGADDYVCKPVRPRLLLARIQALLRRSDTPEPSAEKSRRLQFGPLVVDNALREAWLSDNGIELTSAEFDLLWLLVSNAGRILSREEIFTALRGIGYDGQDRSIDVRISRIRPKIGDDPDHPRLIKTIRSKGYLFVPEACADLAL